From the genome of Blautia pseudococcoides, one region includes:
- a CDS encoding Holliday junction resolvase RecU → MATWNSRGLRGSALEDFINETCERYREKSLALIQKVPTPITPVRIDKESRHITLAYFEKKSTVDYIGVVQGIPVCFDAKECNTDNFPLQNIHAHQVEFMGDFERQQGIAFLILFFTHRDELYYMPYREMHRFWMRGQEGGRKHFKYEELNPDCFLKRNKNFLVPFLEGVAWDLESREA, encoded by the coding sequence ATGGCGACCTGGAATTCCAGAGGCCTGCGCGGTTCCGCGCTGGAGGACTTCATAAATGAGACATGCGAACGCTACAGGGAAAAAAGTCTTGCCCTGATACAGAAAGTCCCCACCCCCATTACACCTGTCCGTATAGACAAGGAGAGCAGACATATCACCCTGGCGTATTTTGAAAAAAAAAGTACAGTGGACTATATCGGGGTGGTACAGGGAATTCCCGTCTGCTTTGATGCAAAAGAGTGTAATACGGATAATTTTCCCCTGCAGAATATCCATGCCCATCAGGTGGAATTTATGGGTGACTTTGAGCGGCAGCAGGGCATTGCGTTTTTGATACTTTTTTTTACACACAGGGATGAGCTTTATTATATGCCATACCGTGAAATGCACCGCTTCTGGATGAGAGGGCAGGAGGGCGGAAGGAAACATTTTAAGTACGAGGAACTGAATCCCGACTGCTTTTTGAAGAGAAACAAAAATTTCCTGGTGCCCTTTTTGGAAGGGGTTGCCTGGGACCTGGAAAGCAGAGAAGCATAA
- the lepB gene encoding signal peptidase I, with translation MSKQYIGPSILEELWEYIKMIIFVVVVVFIVNNVLLINAKIPSESMEDTIMTGDRIFGNRLAYINKDPQRFDIVIFKYPDDETQLFIKRVIGLPGETVEIRDGKVYIDGSETPLDDSFTPEPPQGNWGPEVVPEDSYFMLGDNRNRSKDSRFWTNTFVKKEKILGKAVLRYFPSPKLIK, from the coding sequence ATGAGCAAACAGTACATAGGGCCTTCCATTCTGGAAGAACTCTGGGAATATATAAAAATGATTATTTTTGTAGTTGTTGTAGTTTTCATAGTCAACAATGTTCTTTTGATCAATGCTAAGATACCTTCAGAATCCATGGAGGACACGATCATGACTGGGGACCGTATCTTCGGTAACCGTCTGGCATACATAAATAAAGACCCGCAGCGCTTTGACATTGTTATTTTCAAATACCCGGATGATGAGACCCAGCTTTTTATTAAGCGTGTCATCGGTCTGCCGGGGGAGACTGTGGAGATCAGGGATGGAAAGGTGTATATTGACGGTTCGGAAACACCTTTGGACGACAGCTTTACGCCGGAGCCGCCTCAGGGAAACTGGGGACCGGAAGTTGTGCCGGAAGACAGTTATTTTATGCTGGGTGACAACAGAAACCGTTCCAAGGATTCCCGTTTTTGGACCAACACCTTTGTAAAGAAAGAAAAGATTCTGGGTAAGGCTGTTCTTCGTTATTTCCCGTCACCAAAGCTGATAAAATAA